A DNA window from Salvelinus sp. IW2-2015 linkage group LG4q.1:29, ASM291031v2, whole genome shotgun sequence contains the following coding sequences:
- the cd180 gene encoding LOW QUALITY PROTEIN: CD180 antigen (The sequence of the model RefSeq protein was modified relative to this genomic sequence to represent the inferred CDS: inserted 4 bases in 2 codons; deleted 1 base in 1 codon; substituted 2 bases at 2 genomic stop codons): MRLRNFKAHYLRIIFMQIEPYSPKLLLGVICKVVCIGNQLMFLSDDAFVGPQSLKHLSLTPTSMDDLKFLPSHNLTSLETLDLGDNDIDSLHDLNQFNXQKMRTLKLPMNSLQNISAAEVXPYXRMPAFDVSFEGNIIVYIIPKSCHFNSLDLSDCLSEGDISIILAGLRGVQTNILSLGVYEDSPPATMRAESLHAFCNTTVNELSLQLQHFPDLTDDAPFECLKGLQKLDLTRSHLHSVGLHXAKMASLTHLILNSFKDLCQTNAALLPQLTVLSVKGNRAQQLTFGMDFKESFQRNATKLKQLDLSQSSLLTGGAQCCEVQLQLP, encoded by the exons ATGAGGCTTCGGAACTTTAAAGCccattatctcagaatcatctttatgcagatagaaccttatagtcccaaactCTTGCTAGGTGTAATTTGTAAGGTTGTCTGCATAGGGAACCAGTTAATGTTTTTGTCGGATGATGCTTTTGTAGGACCTCAGTCCCTGAAACATCTTAGTTTAACTCCGACATCAATGGATGATCTGAAATTCCTCCCCTCGCAT AATCTCACATCTTTAGAGACACTGGACCTTGGTGACAATGACATTGACTCCTTACATGATCTAAACCAGTTCAACTAGCAAAAAATGAGGACACTCAAACTTCCAATGAATTCCCTCCAGAATATATCAGCTGCAGAGGT GCCATACTGAAGAATGCCAGCCTTCGACGTCAGCTTCGAAGGCAACATCATTGTGTACATTATACCCAAGTCCTGTCACTTCAACAGCCTAGATTTGAGTGACTGTCTCAGCGAAGGAGACATTTCAATAATCTTAGCCGGATTGAGAGGAGTTCAGACCAACATTCTCTCCCTGGGGGTCTACGAGGACAGCCCACCTGCCACCATGCGGGCTGAGTCCCTTCACGCTTTCTGTAACACCACTGTGAATGAACTGAGCCTCCAACTACAGCACTTCCCAGATCTGACCGATGACGCCCCATTCGAGTGCCTGAAGGGCCTTCAGAAGCTGGACCTCACCAGGTCTCATCTCCACTCCGTCGGCCTCCA CGCCAAGATGGCATCTCTTACCCACCTCATCCTGAACAGCTTCAAGGACCTGTGTCAGACCAACGCCGCCTTGCTTCCCCAGCTGACTGTTCTGTCTGTGAAGGGCAACCGGGCCCAACAGCTGACCTTCGGGATGGACTTTAAAGAGAGCTTCCAGAGGAATGCCACCAAGCTGAAGCAGCTTGACTTGAGTCAAAGCAGTTTGCTGACAGGCGGAGCTCAGTGCTGTGAAGTCCAGCTGCAACTTCCATGA